One Brachybacterium kimchii genomic window carries:
- a CDS encoding MerR family transcriptional regulator yields MPIGELAQRVGISTRTLRHYDASGLLPPSRTDHAGQRFYDDEAVAVLLRIVALRDLGLGLEAIREMLSRPTPNVDALTEHADLLWEQISRLSRQLASVTTTLQSLRSKESIMTERTFDGFDPEVFAQEVTECWGADAHRRSIGAWNSMSAEEKETERALSQSLVDAFASADEQGLPPEDPQVQAICARHVAWLARYTDPTPTYIRNLVPMYADDPRFDATYRGHGAYVRDALLAYVESGAMGPG; encoded by the coding sequence GTGCCGATCGGGGAGCTCGCGCAGCGCGTGGGCATCTCGACCCGCACCCTGCGCCACTACGACGCGAGCGGACTGCTCCCGCCGTCGCGCACGGATCATGCCGGGCAGAGGTTCTACGACGACGAGGCCGTGGCCGTGCTGCTGCGCATCGTCGCGCTCAGGGACCTCGGCCTGGGACTCGAGGCGATCCGGGAGATGCTCTCCCGGCCCACCCCGAATGTCGACGCCCTCACCGAGCACGCAGACCTGTTGTGGGAGCAGATCTCCCGCCTGAGCAGGCAGCTCGCGTCGGTCACCACGACCCTGCAGTCACTGCGGAGCAAGGAGAGCATCATGACCGAGCGCACCTTCGACGGCTTCGACCCCGAGGTCTTCGCGCAGGAGGTGACCGAGTGCTGGGGCGCCGACGCCCATCGGCGGTCGATCGGAGCCTGGAACTCGATGAGCGCCGAGGAGAAGGAGACGGAGCGCGCCCTCTCCCAGTCCCTCGTCGACGCCTTCGCCTCCGCCGACGAGCAGGGCCTGCCCCCGGAGGATCCCCAGGTCCAGGCGATCTGCGCGCGGCACGTCGCCTGGCTCGCGCGGTACACCGACCCGACGCCGACGTACATCCGGAACCTCGTGCCGATGTACGCCGACGACCCGCGCTTCGACGCGACCTACCGGGGCCATGGCGCATACGTGCGCGACGCCCTCCTCGCCTACGTCGAATCGGGGGCCATGGGCCCGGGCTGA
- a CDS encoding EamA family transporter, with protein MTPSALTLVLTAAVLHALWNLAAKRASGDGYVFVWWYNVFSAVLWLPIGLMLLARAGWPWSWELLVGPAVSAVFHIAYQLCLQTGYQRADLGVVYPVARGTGPLLTVVLALTVLGERPGWPAIAGAVVVIAGIVVVAAGGARALRHRASTGIAWGAATGVGIAAYTLWDDHAVTAWGLAPVVYFSFGCTLQALAMTPGALRRRRALPVVGVLRRRWQEIGVVAVLSPLAYVLVLEAMRSTPVSLVAPARESSIVVGSLLAWWLFREPDPVRRVLGAAIVLGGIVLIVA; from the coding sequence ATGACGCCCTCCGCCCTGACGCTCGTGCTCACCGCGGCTGTGCTGCACGCCCTCTGGAACCTCGCCGCCAAACGCGCGAGCGGCGACGGGTACGTGTTCGTGTGGTGGTACAACGTCTTCTCCGCCGTCCTGTGGCTGCCGATCGGGCTCATGCTCCTCGCCCGCGCCGGGTGGCCCTGGAGCTGGGAGCTGCTGGTGGGTCCCGCGGTCTCCGCGGTCTTCCACATCGCCTACCAGCTGTGCCTGCAGACGGGATACCAGCGCGCCGACCTGGGCGTCGTCTACCCCGTCGCCCGCGGGACGGGCCCTCTGCTGACCGTCGTGCTCGCCCTCACGGTGCTCGGGGAGCGCCCCGGGTGGCCGGCGATCGCGGGGGCCGTGGTGGTGATCGCCGGGATCGTGGTCGTGGCCGCCGGCGGTGCGCGCGCCCTGCGGCACCGGGCGTCGACGGGCATCGCCTGGGGCGCCGCGACCGGCGTCGGCATCGCCGCGTACACCCTGTGGGACGACCACGCGGTGACCGCGTGGGGCCTCGCGCCCGTCGTCTACTTCTCCTTCGGCTGCACCCTGCAGGCGCTCGCGATGACGCCCGGCGCCCTGCGCCGGCGACGCGCGCTGCCGGTGGTCGGCGTGCTGCGCCGACGGTGGCAGGAGATCGGCGTGGTCGCCGTGCTCTCCCCGCTCGCGTACGTCCTCGTGCTCGAGGCCATGCGGTCCACGCCGGTCTCGCTCGTGGCGCCGGCGCGCGAGTCCTCGATCGTGGTGGGGTCGCTGCTGGCCTGGTGGCTGTTCCGCGAGCCGGACCCGGTGCGCCGGGTGCTGGGGGCGGCGATCGTGCTCGGCGGCATCGTCCTCATCGTGGCGTGA
- a CDS encoding aldo/keto reductase has product MARIAAPAPALPTTPAPPALGTMHMGTRLDERESFGLLDRFVELGGRWLDTSDNYYFDQDPSGLGGQSEAVIGRWLRANPGAPVRISTKVGAEPNRPGGFPDDLEGLAPDAVDRALSRSLERLGVDAVDLYWAHIEDHDVPFTQVVDTFGVLVADGRVRAWGLSNHPSWRLAVARLHAREAGLAGPSAYQQRFSYLQPLPGTEVEGQPVELGMLGADGLDLLRRDPALTGWVYTPLLRGAYDRADRPLSTEYRHPGNERRMKALAEVAGGRGLSRGQVALAWLTGGAPALVPIIGGSRIEQLDEAWRGATTVLTAEERETLDAAG; this is encoded by the coding sequence ATGGCACGCATCGCAGCACCCGCACCCGCCCTCCCGACGACGCCCGCACCGCCCGCCCTCGGCACCATGCACATGGGCACGCGACTCGACGAACGCGAGAGCTTCGGCCTCCTGGACCGCTTCGTCGAGCTCGGCGGACGCTGGCTCGACACCTCCGACAACTACTACTTCGACCAGGACCCTTCGGGACTCGGCGGGCAGAGCGAGGCCGTCATCGGCCGCTGGCTGCGCGCGAACCCCGGCGCCCCGGTCAGGATCAGCACCAAGGTCGGCGCCGAGCCGAACCGTCCTGGTGGTTTTCCGGACGATCTCGAGGGCCTCGCGCCGGATGCCGTAGACCGCGCGCTCTCCCGCAGCCTCGAGCGCCTCGGCGTCGACGCCGTCGACCTCTACTGGGCGCACATCGAAGACCATGACGTGCCGTTCACGCAGGTCGTGGACACCTTCGGAGTTCTCGTGGCCGACGGGCGCGTGCGCGCCTGGGGGCTGTCGAACCATCCCTCCTGGCGCCTCGCCGTGGCCCGGCTCCACGCCCGCGAGGCGGGCCTGGCGGGCCCGTCGGCCTACCAGCAGCGCTTCTCCTACCTGCAGCCCCTGCCCGGCACCGAGGTCGAGGGGCAGCCCGTGGAGCTCGGCATGCTCGGCGCCGACGGTCTCGACCTTCTGCGCCGCGACCCGGCGCTGACCGGCTGGGTCTATACCCCGCTGCTGCGCGGCGCATACGACCGCGCGGACCGTCCGCTGTCCACCGAGTACCGCCATCCTGGCAACGAGAGGCGCATGAAGGCCCTCGCCGAGGTGGCGGGCGGTCGCGGGCTCAGTCGCGGCCAGGTGGCGCTCGCCTGGCTCACCGGCGGTGCGCCCGCCCTGGTGCCCATCATCGGCGGCAGCCGGATCGAGCAGCTCGACGAGGCCTGGCGAGGAGCGACCACCGTTCTCACCGCGGAGGAGAGGGAGACCCTCGACGCTGCGGGGTGA